In a genomic window of Streptomyces noursei ATCC 11455:
- a CDS encoding RNA-binding S4 domain-containing protein — MASDEGTTTARVDSWIWSVRLTKTRSAAAAACRAGHVRVNGERVKPAHGVRPGDEVRLRQAGRERIVVVTRLVRKRVGAPVAVECYVDNSPPAPPREGIAVIAVRDRGAGRPTKRDRRELDQLRGRLGTGPDPDDHP; from the coding sequence ATGGCTTCTGACGAGGGGACGACCACCGCCCGGGTCGACAGTTGGATCTGGTCGGTACGGCTCACCAAGACGCGCTCGGCGGCCGCGGCGGCCTGCCGGGCCGGGCACGTGCGCGTCAACGGCGAGCGGGTCAAGCCCGCCCACGGCGTGCGGCCCGGCGACGAGGTGCGACTGCGGCAGGCCGGCCGGGAGCGCATCGTGGTGGTGACCCGGCTGGTGCGCAAGCGGGTGGGGGCCCCGGTCGCGGTCGAGTGCTACGTCGACAACAGCCCGCCGGCGCCGCCGCGGGAGGGGATCGCGGTCATCGCCGTGCGGGACCGCGGCGCGGGCCGGCCCACCAAGCGCGACCGCCGCGAACTGGACCAGCTGCGCGGCCGGCTCGGCACCGGCCCGGACCCCGACGACCATCCGTAG
- a CDS encoding YchJ family protein — protein sequence MSKPKKPSRSPKRRTRQQPPAPPTITEDAPCPCGREASYGECCAPFHQGRATAPTAERLMRSRYSAFAVGDTAYLLRSWHSTTRPAALELDPAQRWTGLEILAATGGTAFHTEGTVAFRAHYTAHGQTDSQEEHSRFVREDGQWVYVDALPDMP from the coding sequence GTGTCAAAGCCCAAGAAGCCGTCGAGATCCCCGAAGCGCCGGACCCGGCAGCAGCCGCCCGCACCGCCCACGATCACCGAGGACGCGCCCTGCCCGTGCGGTCGTGAGGCGTCGTACGGCGAGTGCTGCGCCCCCTTTCACCAGGGCCGCGCCACCGCCCCGACGGCCGAGCGGCTGATGCGTTCCCGCTACAGCGCCTTCGCCGTCGGCGACACCGCCTATCTGCTGCGCAGCTGGCACTCTACGACCCGCCCCGCGGCCCTCGAACTCGACCCCGCGCAGCGCTGGACCGGCCTGGAGATCCTCGCCGCGACCGGCGGCACCGCCTTCCACACCGAGGGCACGGTCGCCTTCCGCGCGCACTACACCGCGCACGGCCAGACCGACAGTCAGGAAGAGCACAGCCGCTTCGTCCGCGAGGACGGGCAGTGGGTCTACGTGGACGCGCTGCCCGACATGCCGTAG